The region cgtctgtctgtgtgtgtgtgtctatcgtctgtctgtgtgtgtgtctatctatctatctgtgtgtgtgtgtctatcgtctgtctgtgtgtgtgtctgtatctgtgtgtgtgtgtctatctgtgtgtgtgtgtgtctatctgtgtgtgtgtgtgtgtgtgtgtgtgtctgtctatctgtgtgtgtctgtgtgagtttaGGTGGCGTCTTGGCTGTTGGACCCGGGTAGTGAGGAGAGAACTCTGACCAACatggtcacctgctactgtccctCAGAACTACCGTTGctggatggacacacacactcccctcgcCTACGAGCAGCCATAGACAGCGTGCTAATACACAGCACCATGGGTCACCTCACTACCCTGCTGGAGAAAGATGGACTCATAGGTAAGGAACACATCTGACAGCCGGACTTCTACCCTACGTCTCAGTTTTTGATCATTCTGTTTctgttctgtccctctgtctcctctgtctcctctcggtctcctttctctctctctgtctctgtctctctctctctgtctcctctcctctctctctgtttctctcactctgtccgtctctctctcgctctgtctctctctctctctctctgtctctctctggggtgtctgtCCTCTGTGTGTATGTAGATGTGTTCCGCAGTGTGGAGATGCGTTCCCAGGTGTGCCTGGCGCTGCTAGAGCTGAATGGGATTGGCTTCAGCTGGGAGGAATGTGACAGGCAGAAACACGTGATGCAGGCCAAGCTGTCAGCTCTGGAGACACAGGCCTACAGCCTTGCTGGACACAACTTCTCTCTGACTAGCACCGAGGATGTGGCACAGGtagggagggggagtgggggtTCTAGGGCTTCCCCAAAATATTTCATATatttgttgtttatttgttgtaACTATCACCAAGGTCTACACTAGGTGTTCAGGGTATCGCCAAGGTCTTGACTAGGTGTTCAGGGTATCGCCATGGTCTTGACTAGGTGTTCAGGGTATCGCCAAGGTTACCACAGCATCTCAAGTATTGTTCTAAGGTTCTGCATCATCatgtctgtctgttcctcctACTCTGTTGTTGacgtgcgtctctgtgtgtgtgtgtctgtgtgggtgtctgtgtgggtgtctgtgtgtgtgtgtgtgtgtgtgtgtgggtgtctgggtgtgtgtgtgtgggtgtctgggtgtgtgtgtgtgggtgtgggtgtgtgtggggtgtctgtgtgtgtgtgtgggtgtctgtgtgtgggtgtgtgggtgtgtgggtgtctgtgggtgtctgtgtgtgtgtgtgtgtcaggtgttgtTCCGTGAGCTGCACCTGCCTCCCAGCTGTGATTTGAGTGGGGGGAGGGGTAAGAAGACCCTGGGGTACagcaggagaggaacaggacgTGCCGGGTTGGGGAAACCGTTCAGTACcaccaaggtaacacacacacagacacacacacacacacagtgaagttATTGGTCCTGCTCTGTGACATCATATGTGAATAAAAGGTGACATCATCAGGACATCCTGGAGAAGCTCAGTTCCCTCCACCCGTTGCCGGGGGTGATTCTGGAGTGGAGGAGGATCACCAACGCCTTGACAACGGTGGTGTTTCccctgcagagagagaaacaacatcaCCCCCTGCTGGTTATGGATAGAATACATCCAGTCTCCcagacacacactgctacaggtaacacacactgctacaggtaacacacactgctacaggtaacacacacactgctacaggtaacacacacactgctacaggtaacacacacactgctacagctgtaacacacacacactgctacaggtaacacacacactgctacaggtaacacacactgctacaggtaacacacacactgctacaggtaacacacactgctacaggtaacacacactgctacaggtaacacacactgctacaggtaacacacacactgctacaggtaacacacacactgctacaggtaacacacacactgctacaggtaacacacactgctaacacacacacacacactgctacaggtaacacacacacacacacaacacacacacactgctacaggtaacacacacacactgctgctacaggtaacacacacacacacactgctacaggtaacacacacactgctacaggtaacacacacacacacacactgctacaggtaacacacacacacacacactgctacaggtaacacacacacacacaggtaacacacactgctacaggtaacacacacacacactgctacaggtaacacacacacacactgctacaggtaacacacacactgctacacacacacactgctacaggtaacacacacacaggtaacacactgctacaggtaacacacacactgctacaggtaacacacacactgctacaggtaacaaacacactgctacaggtaacacacacactgctacaggtaacacacactgctacaggtaacacacactgctacaggtaacacacacacacactgctacaggtaacacacactgctacaggtaacacacacacacactgctacaggtaacacacacacacactgctacaggtaacacacactgctacaggtaacacacacactgctacaggtaacacacactgctacaggtaacacacacacacactgctacaggtaacacacacactgctacaggtaacacactgctacacacactgctacaggtaacacactgctacaggtaacacacactgctacaggtaacacacactgctacaggtaacacacacactgctacaggtaacacacacactgctacaggtaacacacacacaggtaacaaacacactgctacaggtaacacacacactgctacaggtaacacacacaggtaacacacactgctacaggtaacacacacacacactgctacaggtaacacacacaggtaacacacactgctacaggtaacacacacacacactgctacaggtaacacacacacacactgctacaggtaacacacacactgctacaggtaacacacacactgctacaggtaacacacacacacacactgctacaggtaacacacacacacacactgctacaggtaacacacacacacactgctacaggtaacacacacacaggtaacactgctacaggtacagggtaacacacactgctacaggtaacacacacacactgctacaggtaacacacacactgctacaggtaacacacactgctacaggtaacacacacacactgctacaggtaacacacacactgctacaggtaacacacactgctacacacacacacactgctacaggtaacacacacactgctacaggtaacacacacacactgctacaggtaacacacacacaacacacacacactgctacaggtaacacactgctacaggtacacacacacactgctagcaggtaacacacacaccgctacaggtaacacacacactgctacaggtaacacacactgctacaggtaacacacactgctacaggtaacacacactgctacaggtaacacacacactgctacaggtaacacactgctacaggtaacacacacacactgctacaggtaacacacacacactgctacaggtaacacacacacactgctacaggtaacacacacacactgctacaggtaacacacacacacacactgctacaggtaacacacacacacacactgctacaggtaacacacacacacacacacactgctacaggtaacacacacactgctacaggaaacacacacactgctacaggtaacacacacactgctacaggtaacacacactgctacaggtaacacacactactacaggtaacacacactgctacaggtaacacacacacactgctacaggtaacacacacactgctacaggtaacacacacactgctacaggtaacacacacacacacacactgctacaggtaacacacacacacacacacactgctacaggtaacacacacacactgctacaggtaacacacacacactgctacaggtaacacacacacactgctacaggtaacacacacacactgctacaggtaacacacacacactgctacaggtaacacacacacactgctacaggtaacacacactgctacaggtaacacacacacacacactgctacaggtaacacacacacacactgctacaggtaacacacactgctacaggtaacacacactgctacaggtaacacacacacactgctacaggtaacacacacacactgctacaggtaacacacacactgctacaggtaacacacacactgctacaggtaacacacacacactgctacaggtaacacacacacactgctacaggtaacacacacacactgctacaggtaacacacacacactgctacaggtaacacacacacacacactgctacaggtaacacacacacacactgctacaggtaacacacacacacactgctacaggtaacacacacacacactgctacaggtaacacacacactgctacaggtaacacacacactgctacaggtaatcTATCTGGAGATGAATTTCCTGACTATGaatggtccacctagctatctggagatgaatgtcctgactatgactggtccacctagctatctgaagatgaatgtactgactatgactggtccacctagctatctgaagatgaatgtactgactatgactggtccacctagctatctggagatgaatgtactgactatgactgctccacctagctatctggagatgaatgtcctgactatgactggtccacctagc is a window of Oncorhynchus nerka isolate Pitt River unplaced genomic scaffold, Oner_Uvic_2.0 unplaced_scaffold_1202, whole genome shotgun sequence DNA encoding:
- the LOC115126217 gene encoding DNA polymerase theta-like, which produces MVTCYCPSELPLLDGHTHSPRLRAAIDSVLIHSTMGHLTTLLEKDGLIDVFRSVEMRSQVCLALLELNGIGFSWEECDRQKHVMQAKLSALETQAYSLAGHNFSLTSTEDVAQVLFRELHLPPSCDLSGGRGKKTLGYSRRGTGRAGLGKPFSTTKDILEKLSSLHPLPGVILEWRRITNALTTVVFPLQREKQHHPLLVMDRIHPVSQTHTATGRVSFTEPNIQNVPKDFEIQMASVVEESPPSQDGRRTGRGRSRLIRLPAPPPEGAVAFSVSMRHAFVPFTGGMVLAADYSQLELRVLAHLSKDKRLLQVLNGGADVFRCIAAEWKNIDLETVDDTLRQQAKQVHNIDLETVDDTLRQQAKQVHVFYLVGT